TTGTGCGGTTATGGCGTTAGAAAGAGTACCAGCAGATATTCGACGAGATGGTGGTATTGCTCGCATGAGTGACCCGGCCATGATTGAAAAAATCCAAAAATCAGTTACTATTCCCGTTATGGCAAAAGTTCGAATAGGCCATTTTGCGGAAGCACAGATATTAGCCGCTATGGGTGTTGATTTTATAGATGAATCAGAAGTACTTACACCAGCAGATGAAGCATTCCATGTTAACAAACATGATTTTGAAATACCTTTTGTCTGCGGAGCAACAAACCTTGGTGAAGCATTACGTCGTATTAATGAAGGTGCGGCGTTAATCAGATCTAAAGGTGAAGCAGGTACTGGTAATATAGTTGAAGCAGTAAGACATTTACGTTCTATACATTCAGATATCGAAAAATTACAAGATGCAAAATCGCAAGAGAAAACTGAATATATAAACAGAGAACGCATACCTTTAGAGCTTTTAGAACTTGTACTTGAAAATTCTAAACTGCCTGTACCATTATTTTGTGCTGGAGGAATTGCAACACCGGCAGATGCATCATTAGTAATGCAACTAGGTGCAGAAGCTATTTTCGTGGGTAGTGGAATATTTAAATCAGATGATCCAGCCCCGCGCGCACTAGCGATCGTAGAAGCAACAACACATTATAAGGATGCTGACCTTTTGCGTAAAGTATCTACAAACCTAGGAGTTCCTATGGTCGGTATTACAGATCCTGAAACAAAGTTCGAGAATCGCGGTTGGTAAATATCAGACTCTCAACCAGTTTTAAAAATGTAGGATGTCGTGGATAGGTCTATAAAATTAAATATTGGGATTTTAGCTTTACAAGGAGCATTTAAATTACATCAAGTGATGTTTGAAGAAATTGCTTTAGATTACGCAAAACATGATATTGCTATTACGACCAAGCTTGTTCTTAAAGATATTGATTTAGAAAATATTGATGCAATTGTTGTACCTGGTGGTGAATCTACGGTATTAAATAAACATTTAGAACGTAGTGGCTTGGGCAAGCTACTTTTTGAAAAAATAAATTCAGGACTATTTGCTTTCGGTACATGTGCAGGGCTTATCTTGCTTTCTCAAGATAAAAAGATATTGAATTGTGAGATACAAAGAAATGCTTATGGTACTCAAAAAGATAGCTTCATGGCTACAGTCGATTTAATTCCAACTAATGAAAAAATTGAGGTCGCATTTATACGAGCACCAAAAATAATTTCAATTTCAAAAGATGTTAACGCGATAGTCAAATATAAAGACAAAATCGTAGGAGTACAGTCGCAAAGTGCAATAGGTGTAACTTTTCATAATGAAGTAACTAATGATTCTGCTCTACACAGATTTTTCGTAGATACATTAATAAAGCGATTAGCATGTACACAATAGAAGGAAATGCAAGGGGATAATATGAGCGGTCATTCTAAATGGTCTTCCATCAAACATCAAAAAGGTGCTGCAGATGCTGCACGTGGAAAAGTATTTGCAAAAATGGCGCGCCAGATAGAAGTTGCGGCCCGTGCTGGTGGAGGAGACCTCGAAGCCAATGCATCATTACGACTAATGGTATCCAAAGCTCGTGGTGTATCAATGCCAAAAGACAACATTGATCGTGCAATAAAAAGAGGTACAGGTGAAATCGAAGGTGTTTCATATACGGCAATAAATTATGAAGGCTATGCAACCCATGGTGTAGCAATTTACGTTGAAACATTGACAGATAATAAGAATCGTACAGGCCCAGAAATTAGAACTATATTTTCTAAAGCTGGAGGTTCTCTTGCCGAGCCTGGAGCAGTCGCCTGGCAATTCGCAAGAAAAGGTGTAATTGATGTTCCTATTGATTCAACTACAGAAGATGAATTGATGGAAGTTGCATTAGAAGCTGGAGCTGAGGATCTAAATAATCTTGGTGATAGATTCCAAGTAGTTACAGACGGCCATGATTTATTTGCAGTTAAAACTGCACTTATCGAAAAAGGATTCCAAGTTACTTCAGATGATCTAACAATGTTGCCTACAACTTTGGTACCTATTGAAAATCCTGATCATGCTCAATCCGTATTGAAAGTTATCGATGCTTTAGAAGAACATGATGATGTGCAGAATGTATACGCAAACTGCGATATTAGCGATGAGATTATTGAACAACTCTCCTAAATGATGTTTTTATCCTGAGTGATTTGAACAATTTCTTAACATCGCACATTACTATCTTTTTTCGAACTAACATCTAGGCATGGATAAATTCGAGTTGAAAATACCTTATACCGGTGAACAAATTTCGACGTTTAAAACTATTAGCGATATGGGATCGTTAGTTGATTCAAACTCTGAAACTTTTAACCTAATTTCTGATGAAGAAATGAATTTTTTTAAGGTTGTGACTCTTGGTTTTTATAGATTAAATATGAACGGTACATGTTTATTGATAGATAAAGATTTTGATAATTTAATTACTATTTTTAATATAACTTCAAATGATAAACGTGGAAAAGGAAAACTGGATTCCACTATTCGTATATCCTTAAAAGGCGAAGATGATAAATACATATATTGTGATTGTGAGCTCACAAGAAAAGGCTTTATTAAACGACTAGATGTAGATTTAGAAAAGATATTCTCACCAATATTAAGTGAAACAATTGAAAAAGCATTACAAAACTACGTTGAACCGTTAAGTTCAAAAAACTTTATCTATGAACCACTTGTTTCTCCATCAGAAGTTGGGATGGATTCAAATACTGTAGAAAGTCTAGATGTAGAATCACTTACAAGTCTTGTTTCAAGTGGAAATATAAGAGAAGCACAAGCATTTTCAATACCTCTTTGGGTAAAAATATTACAATTACCTGCAAATATAATTCTTTCCCCTATACGTATAACACGTAAGTTCTTATTTGATATATAGATAGAACATAGAATATTCAAAATTAATATGATCTAATGGTCTCTAAATCCGGCTATTTCGGCTAGAATCGAACTTATGTTCGCGCGAATATTAGGTATTGATCCAGGATTAACCCGATGCGGTTACGGCTTAATAATGTCCGGGCAAAGACGAGATATTTCAATAATTTCTAACGGTATATTATCTACACCCAAAGAGAACACCACAACTGAGCGTATAAAAGAAATTCACCAAGATATAGATTTACTAATACGTGAATTTAAACCAGATGTAATAGCTATAGAAAAAGTTTTTTTTCAGGCAAATGTATCTACTGCTATAAGTGTCGCACAGGTTAGCGGTGTAGTGCACTCTGTTGCTTCATCATTGTCTATACCAGTTTTTGAATATACGCCTACACAAATAAAAAATGCTGTGACCGGTGATGGGCAAGCTGACAAAATTCAAATACAAACCATGGTCACAAGATTGTTGAATCTAAATCAAATTCCAGAGCCAGCAGATGCTGCAGATGCTTTAGCTGTAGCAATTACTCATTCTTTATTTCAACAGGCACCATCAGAGGGTAATGATTCCGAGAGTGCAATATATGCGGGTTCTAAATTACATGATGCAATAGCTAATGCGATCACATCACAAAATTTACAAAAACAAAAAATAGTGTCAAACTCTGTAAAGAAAAATATTATTCGAAAGGCAAAACCTG
The sequence above is a segment of the Acidimicrobiia bacterium genome. Coding sequences within it:
- a CDS encoding YebC/PmpR family DNA-binding transcriptional regulator, which codes for MSGHSKWSSIKHQKGAADAARGKVFAKMARQIEVAARAGGGDLEANASLRLMVSKARGVSMPKDNIDRAIKRGTGEIEGVSYTAINYEGYATHGVAIYVETLTDNKNRTGPEIRTIFSKAGGSLAEPGAVAWQFARKGVIDVPIDSTTEDELMEVALEAGAEDLNNLGDRFQVVTDGHDLFAVKTALIEKGFQVTSDDLTMLPTTLVPIENPDHAQSVLKVIDALEEHDDVQNVYANCDISDEIIEQLS
- the pdxT gene encoding pyridoxal 5'-phosphate synthase glutaminase subunit PdxT, which translates into the protein MDRSIKLNIGILALQGAFKLHQVMFEEIALDYAKHDIAITTKLVLKDIDLENIDAIVVPGGESTVLNKHLERSGLGKLLFEKINSGLFAFGTCAGLILLSQDKKILNCEIQRNAYGTQKDSFMATVDLIPTNEKIEVAFIRAPKIISISKDVNAIVKYKDKIVGVQSQSAIGVTFHNEVTNDSALHRFFVDTLIKRLACTQ
- the pdxS gene encoding pyridoxal 5'-phosphate synthase lyase subunit PdxS, translating into MRLKTGLADMLCGGVIMDVVNAEQAIIAEQAGACAVMALERVPADIRRDGGIARMSDPAMIEKIQKSVTIPVMAKVRIGHFAEAQILAAMGVDFIDESEVLTPADEAFHVNKHDFEIPFVCGATNLGEALRRINEGAALIRSKGEAGTGNIVEAVRHLRSIHSDIEKLQDAKSQEKTEYINRERIPLELLELVLENSKLPVPLFCAGGIATPADASLVMQLGAEAIFVGSGIFKSDDPAPRALAIVEATTHYKDADLLRKVSTNLGVPMVGITDPETKFENRGW
- the ruvC gene encoding crossover junction endodeoxyribonuclease RuvC codes for the protein MFARILGIDPGLTRCGYGLIMSGQRRDISIISNGILSTPKENTTTERIKEIHQDIDLLIREFKPDVIAIEKVFFQANVSTAISVAQVSGVVHSVASSLSIPVFEYTPTQIKNAVTGDGQADKIQIQTMVTRLLNLNQIPEPADAADALAVAITHSLFQQAPSEGNDSESAIYAGSKLHDAIANAITSQNLQKQKIVSNSVKKNIIRKAKPDREYELPKKREGITR